One window from the genome of Nitrospirota bacterium encodes:
- a CDS encoding SHOCT domain-containing protein, with protein sequence MLSIEMPAGTLWAFMAQQWGGYPGWGSGYGSGLGLGLGLGLFGWLFHLALWLAVLFGLAVFIRWAILSRREEPHREKDALDILRHRYVRGEINRTEFEEKRRGLEG encoded by the coding sequence ATGCTATCCATCGAGATGCCGGCCGGAACCCTCTGGGCCTTCATGGCCCAGCAGTGGGGCGGTTATCCCGGCTGGGGGAGCGGGTACGGCTCGGGCCTGGGCCTGGGTTTGGGGCTGGGCCTGTTCGGATGGCTCTTCCACCTCGCCTTGTGGCTGGCGGTCCTTTTCGGTCTGGCCGTGTTCATCCGGTGGGCCATCCTCTCGCGCCGCGAGGAGCCCCACCGGGAAAAGGACGCCCTGGACATCCTCCGGCACCGTTACGTCCGGGGCGAGATAAACCGGACCGAATTCGAGGAGAAAAGGCGGGGGCTGGAAGGCTGA